A genomic region of Nostoc sp. UHCC 0702 contains the following coding sequences:
- the ylqF gene encoding ribosome biogenesis GTPase YlqF gives MRSSLTNNYKLNLIQWYPGHIAKAEKNLKEQLSRVDVVLEVRDARIPLATHHPQIGEWVGSKTRILVLNRVDMIIPQVRSLWIDSFRTQGEVPYFTNAKQGQGVVAISKAAQAAGVELNQRRRDRGMLPRPVRAVVIGFPNVGKSALINRLLGRRVVESAARPGVTRSLRWVRISDQLELLDAPGVIPARLENQDAALKLAICDDIGQASYDNQLVASAFVDLLNDIQATAPDLLLPQLPLQTRYELDSTEYTGESYLHALAEHRYKGDVERAARQLLTDFRKGLLGTLPLELPPNCHRC, from the coding sequence TTGCGTAGTTCGCTGACAAATAACTATAAATTAAATCTGATTCAATGGTATCCAGGGCATATTGCCAAAGCTGAAAAGAATCTCAAAGAACAGCTTTCACGGGTAGATGTGGTACTTGAGGTACGAGATGCTCGCATTCCCTTGGCGACACACCATCCCCAAATAGGTGAGTGGGTGGGGAGTAAAACGCGAATTTTGGTGCTGAATCGGGTAGACATGATTATTCCCCAAGTGCGATCGCTTTGGATAGATTCGTTCAGAACTCAAGGAGAAGTGCCTTATTTTACCAATGCTAAACAAGGTCAAGGTGTAGTGGCAATTTCCAAAGCAGCACAAGCCGCTGGGGTGGAACTCAATCAAAGAAGACGCGATCGCGGGATGTTACCCCGTCCAGTGCGTGCCGTGGTTATTGGTTTTCCCAATGTTGGTAAATCAGCCTTAATTAACCGTTTATTGGGACGACGTGTGGTAGAAAGTGCAGCTCGTCCGGGGGTGACTCGCTCGTTGCGTTGGGTGCGAATTTCCGATCAATTGGAATTACTAGATGCTCCTGGTGTCATTCCTGCTAGATTAGAAAATCAGGATGCCGCCTTGAAATTAGCGATTTGTGACGATATTGGTCAAGCATCCTACGACAATCAACTAGTAGCATCCGCCTTCGTAGATTTACTTAATGACATCCAAGCTACGGCTCCTGATTTATTATTACCACAACTTCCACTACAGACACGTTACGAACTTGACTCCACAGAGTATACAGGAGAATCGTACTTACATGCTTTAGCGGAGCATCGTTACAAAGGTGATGTAGAAAGAGCCGCTAGGCAACTTTTAACAGATTTTCGTAAGGGGTTGTTAGGTACTCTGCCTTTAGAATTACCTCCTAACTGTCACCGCTGTTAA
- a CDS encoding serine/threonine-protein phosphatase — MNRSATYSSAAGQLERLDTIDLGFLLGMIPDISDLIAQTEVQLQPGDGVVLYTDGITEAENQAKQYYGLERLCEVISQNWQYSANEINQAIMKDVRSHIGENKVYGDITLLVLKQK; from the coding sequence ATGAATCGGTCTGCAACTTATAGCAGTGCTGCTGGACAACTTGAGCGACTGGATACAATCGATTTAGGTTTTCTATTAGGAATGATACCAGATATCTCTGATTTGATTGCTCAGACGGAAGTGCAGTTGCAACCAGGGGATGGGGTGGTGCTTTACACCGATGGTATTACCGAAGCAGAGAACCAGGCAAAACAATACTATGGTTTAGAGCGGCTGTGTGAGGTGATCAGCCAAAACTGGCAATACTCAGCCAATGAAATTAACCAAGCGATTATGAAAGATGTGCGATCGCATATTGGCGAGAATAAAGTTTATGGTGATATCACCTTGCTGGTGTTGAAACAGAAATAA
- a CDS encoding response regulator transcription factor → MEARVVLLPSPRRRGVGGEVTNGKISHNARKISGSSNREIAQTLSLSDGTVRNHISHVLTRLNLRDRTQASIVANSFLSWLEDV, encoded by the coding sequence ATGGAAGCAAGAGTCGTCTTACTCCCCTCTCCTCGTAGGAGAGGGGTAGGGGGAGAGGTCACAAACGGCAAAATCTCGCACAACGCCCGAAAGATTTCTGGTTCTAGTAATCGCGAAATTGCTCAGACACTGAGCCTTTCTGATGGAACAGTGAGAAACCATATTTCTCATGTTCTTACAAGGTTGAATTTGCGCGATCGTACCCAAGCCTCAATTGTTGCTAATTCTTTCCTCTCTTGGTTAGAGGATGTTTGA
- a CDS encoding VOC family protein, which yields MVLDYKDALVTIASVNFDNLVNFYTDLLGQKPASFIPNVYAEFQLTGVRLGIFQPKKIHESEFENSAKSQLSLCLEVSNLEDAIAHLTTLGYPPPGEISIASHGREIYAYDPDGNRLILHQAE from the coding sequence ATGGTTTTGGACTATAAAGACGCACTCGTCACCATAGCATCTGTTAATTTTGATAATTTAGTAAATTTCTATACCGATTTACTTGGGCAAAAACCAGCCTCTTTCATACCAAATGTGTATGCTGAATTTCAGCTAACTGGTGTGCGATTAGGTATTTTTCAACCCAAAAAAATACACGAATCAGAATTTGAAAACTCAGCTAAAAGTCAGCTAAGTTTGTGTTTAGAAGTGAGTAACCTAGAAGATGCGATCGCACACCTGACTACCTTGGGTTATCCTCCACCTGGAGAAATATCCATTGCTTCCCACGGCAGAGAAATTTACGCCTACGACCCCGATGGCAATCGTTTGATTTTGCATCAAGCTGAATAA
- a CDS encoding N-acetylmuramoyl-L-alanine amidase, which translates to MRYGIDIGHNCPPDTGARGLRFEDNLTLEVGNKVIAKLKDLGHEVITCKPDSANTVKDSLSQRCNKANASGVEVFVSIHFNAFNGQANGTEVFATSESGRKIAKPVLDEIIKLGFFNRGVKSGTHLFVLRNTNMPAILIENCFLDSSKDMKLYDGEALANAIVKGLTGKLPSTPVPPVPDDEQNTDTTILRLQKALNRLKITDKAGKPLVEDNIAGQVTKSAIEKFQNIVGIQATGVAGETTWNAINLILAKRIIRPNHAGGTVVRYLQYRLGVELDGVYGPQTEAVIKTFQRQNGLLADGIVGGITWQKLIG; encoded by the coding sequence ATGAGATATGGAATTGACATTGGGCATAATTGTCCTCCAGACACTGGCGCTAGAGGGCTAAGATTTGAGGATAATCTCACTTTAGAGGTAGGTAACAAAGTTATAGCTAAGTTAAAAGATTTGGGGCATGAAGTCATAACATGTAAGCCAGATAGTGCTAACACAGTCAAGGATTCACTGTCACAAAGGTGCAATAAAGCGAATGCTAGCGGAGTGGAAGTTTTTGTTTCAATACATTTTAATGCTTTTAATGGGCAAGCTAATGGTACAGAAGTATTTGCAACTAGTGAGAGTGGTAGAAAAATCGCCAAACCTGTATTAGATGAAATCATTAAATTAGGATTTTTTAATAGAGGCGTTAAGAGTGGTACTCACTTATTTGTTTTGCGAAACACAAATATGCCTGCGATTCTGATAGAAAATTGCTTCCTCGATTCTTCAAAAGATATGAAACTATATGACGGGGAAGCACTTGCTAATGCCATCGTCAAAGGTTTAACTGGGAAATTGCCCAGCACTCCTGTTCCTCCTGTCCCAGATGATGAACAGAATACAGATACCACGATCCTCAGATTGCAAAAAGCTTTAAATCGGCTAAAAATAACTGATAAAGCTGGTAAACCTTTGGTAGAAGACAACATCGCGGGTCAGGTAACAAAATCAGCAATAGAAAAATTTCAAAATATTGTGGGAATTCAAGCAACTGGAGTTGCTGGGGAAACTACATGGAATGCAATTAATTTAATTTTAGCGAAACGCATCATTAGACCCAACCACGCTGGCGGTACAGTTGTCAGATACTTACAATATCGTCTAGGTGTTGAGCTTGATGGTGTTTATGGGCCTCAGACAGAAGCAGTAATTAAGACATTTCAAAGACAGAATGGTTTACTTGCTGATGGGATTGTAGGAGGAATAACCTGGCAAAAATTAATTGGTTAG
- a CDS encoding PAS domain-containing sensor histidine kinase: MKPQSQGIQYGNHCSVNQILKLDQTNTNCQEVEHQFLEQNLKHLQDKLLLIIQHNPLPVIEWNAAFEVTQWNPAAEKLFGYSKSEVLGCQLTELIVPVSDRAQVSKIMELLIEQKLEGNNLTKNLTKNGKIIICEWSNTPITNLDGKVISIVSTVQDVTKVKSFETALRENEKTYQQILDAITDMVLVKGPKSRIIWANKAFRDYYGMSVEQLQDIIDAPFNEADNTLQYIKDDAYVFETGQTLEIPQERTTRYDGEVRLFHTIKSAIRNEQGQVVMTVGVGRDTSERQQAQKEQAKLLAILEASPDFISTADLTGRVLYFNKAARRMLGLSEQESLEDRNLSQNYPSWTNEIILNQGLPESVRLGNWVGETALLGADGREIPISQLIIAHKSPDGKVEYFSSIARDISELKAVEEALRQKAQDLEETLKELQCTQAHLIQSEKMSSVGQLVAGVAHEINNPTSFIYSNIQPANQYIHDLLELVELYQEHYPNPVKVITEQIEAIDLEFLMADLPKLLSSMKMGADRIKQIVLSLRNFSRMDEAECKAVDIHSGIDSTLVILEHRLKAQHNRPAIEIIKEYGNLPLVECYPGQLNQVFMNILVNALDALEQRDTQRSMEQMRETPSSIRVHTQVTETNTVVIKFTDNGSGIPENVLKRLFDPFFTTKAVGIGTGLGLSISYQIVVDKHKGKLTCLSKPEQGAEFQIEIPINVKYPS, translated from the coding sequence ATGAAACCTCAATCACAAGGCATTCAATACGGTAATCATTGTTCTGTCAATCAGATACTCAAACTTGACCAAACCAATACAAACTGTCAAGAAGTCGAGCATCAATTTTTAGAGCAAAACTTGAAACATTTGCAAGACAAACTATTGTTAATAATACAACACAATCCTTTGCCAGTAATTGAATGGAATGCAGCCTTTGAGGTAACACAATGGAATCCGGCGGCTGAAAAATTGTTTGGATACAGCAAAAGTGAAGTACTCGGTTGTCAGCTGACAGAACTAATTGTGCCAGTAAGTGATAGGGCACAAGTTAGCAAAATCATGGAGTTACTAATTGAACAGAAACTAGAAGGTAACAATCTCACTAAAAATCTAACCAAAAATGGAAAGATTATTATTTGTGAGTGGAGTAATACTCCTATAACTAACCTTGATGGCAAGGTAATTAGCATTGTCTCAACAGTGCAGGACGTGACGAAAGTAAAGTCGTTTGAAACCGCCCTGCGTGAAAACGAAAAGACCTATCAGCAAATCCTTGATGCGATTACTGATATGGTACTGGTTAAAGGCCCTAAATCTCGGATTATTTGGGCGAACAAAGCATTTCGTGATTATTACGGTATGAGCGTCGAGCAACTCCAAGATATCATTGATGCACCCTTCAATGAGGCTGACAATACCCTCCAATACATCAAAGATGATGCTTACGTATTTGAAACTGGACAGACACTGGAAATTCCCCAAGAGCGAACAACTCGCTATGATGGCGAAGTACGCCTGTTTCATACAATTAAATCTGCAATCCGTAACGAACAAGGTCAAGTGGTAATGACAGTTGGCGTAGGTCGTGATACTAGTGAACGTCAACAAGCACAAAAAGAACAGGCAAAGTTGCTGGCAATTCTAGAGGCATCGCCAGACTTTATTAGCACAGCTGACTTAACTGGGCGAGTTCTCTACTTTAATAAAGCAGCTCGTAGGATGTTGGGGCTTTCAGAACAAGAATCCTTGGAGGACAGAAATTTGTCCCAAAATTATCCAAGCTGGACAAACGAGATTATCCTCAATCAGGGATTACCAGAATCAGTTCGATTAGGTAATTGGGTGGGAGAAACGGCTCTTTTGGGAGCAGATGGACGAGAAATTCCCATTTCCCAACTGATCATTGCTCATAAATCACCTGACGGTAAGGTTGAGTATTTTTCTAGCATCGCCAGGGATATTAGCGAACTTAAAGCTGTTGAAGAAGCCCTCCGACAAAAAGCACAAGATTTGGAGGAAACCCTCAAAGAACTCCAATGCACCCAAGCTCATCTGATACAGAGCGAAAAAATGTCTTCTGTTGGTCAATTGGTTGCTGGAGTTGCTCACGAAATCAACAATCCTACAAGCTTTATCTATAGTAATATTCAGCCTGCCAACCAATACATTCATGATTTACTTGAGTTGGTTGAGCTTTATCAGGAACATTATCCCAATCCCGTAAAAGTCATTACTGAACAGATAGAAGCCATTGATCTGGAATTTCTGATGGCAGATCTGCCGAAATTACTCTCCTCTATGAAAATGGGTGCAGACCGAATTAAACAAATCGTTCTTTCGTTGCGAAATTTCTCACGCATGGATGAAGCGGAATGCAAAGCTGTGGATATTCATTCAGGCATTGACAGCACTTTAGTAATTCTAGAACATCGTCTCAAGGCACAACATAATCGTCCAGCAATTGAAATCATCAAAGAATATGGCAATTTGCCTCTAGTAGAATGCTACCCAGGACAGCTCAATCAAGTTTTCATGAACATTTTAGTTAATGCTTTAGATGCATTAGAACAACGAGATACGCAGCGCTCTATGGAACAGATGCGAGAAACACCTAGCAGTATCCGTGTTCATACTCAAGTAACTGAGACCAACACAGTTGTGATTAAGTTTACTGATAATGGGTCAGGAATACCAGAAAATGTGCTTAAACGTTTGTTTGATCCGTTCTTCACAACTAAGGCAGTGGGCATCGGTACGGGGTTAGGACTATCAATTAGCTATCAAATTGTAGTGGACAAGCATAAGGGAAAACTTACCTGTTTATCAAAACCAGAACAGGGGGCTGAATTTCAAATTGAGATTCCTATCAATGTGAAGTACCCCAGCTAA
- a CDS encoding fatty acyl-AMP ligase, whose product MPLDQFSTLVELLGYRAQNQAQQKAYSFLQDGETEAASLTYLELDQKARAIAAHLQSLTVAGDRALLLYPPGIEFIAAFFGCLYAGVVAVPVYPPKRNQSLSRLQAIASDSQTRITLTVSSTLTQIQNQFAEEPEFADMPLLASDSIPIAQASNWQPVPVDSETLAFLQYTSGSTGTPKGVMVSHANLLHNSQYTQQIWQYNSQSVMVTWLPVFHDMGLIYGVLQPLYAGFPCYMMAPVTFIQKPIQWLQAISRYKATHSGAPNFAYELCVLKTTPSERATLDLSSLVMTLNGAEPVRADTIQRFTEAFSSCGFKLSTFCPGYGLAEATLVVAGTQNQKLPNFYTIQAEALAQNQVIEAKSDEKVQTFVGHGQPGIDSKVVIVHPESLTQCATAEIGEIWVSGSSVAQGYWQRTEETKQTFGAQLQDTKEGPFLRTGDLGFIKDGELFITGRLKDVIIIRGQNHYPQDIEWVVAQSHPALRPSCGAAFTIQVEDEERLVIVQEVERTWLRKLDVDVVTRAIRKAVVQEHELHVYKIALIKTGSIPKTSSGKIQRSACQAKFLEGTLEVVVSDNAHLELVN is encoded by the coding sequence ATGCCTTTAGATCAATTTTCAACCTTAGTAGAATTACTAGGTTACAGAGCGCAAAATCAAGCACAGCAAAAGGCTTATAGTTTTCTGCAAGATGGAGAAACTGAAGCGGCCAGCTTGACTTACCTGGAACTAGACCAAAAGGCACGAGCGATCGCTGCCCATCTTCAGTCTCTCACAGTTGCTGGCGATCGCGCTCTGTTGTTGTATCCACCGGGAATAGAGTTCATAGCTGCCTTCTTCGGGTGTTTGTATGCCGGTGTTGTAGCTGTTCCGGTTTATCCACCCAAGCGCAACCAAAGTTTATCCAGACTACAGGCGATCGCATCAGATAGTCAAACAAGAATAACACTGACCGTTAGCTCTACTCTCACCCAGATCCAAAATCAATTTGCCGAAGAGCCAGAGTTTGCCGATATGCCATTACTGGCTAGCGATAGCATCCCTATTGCTCAAGCATCAAACTGGCAACCAGTGCCAGTAGATAGCGAAACTCTGGCTTTTCTCCAGTACACTTCCGGTTCTACAGGAACGCCCAAGGGTGTAATGGTCAGTCATGCCAACCTGTTGCACAATTCCCAATATACCCAACAGATATGGCAGTACAACTCACAAAGCGTCATGGTAACGTGGCTGCCTGTTTTCCATGACATGGGACTAATCTATGGAGTTCTTCAACCTTTGTATGCAGGGTTTCCCTGTTATATGATGGCTCCCGTAACCTTTATACAAAAACCCATACAATGGCTTCAGGCCATTTCGCGCTACAAAGCTACTCATAGTGGCGCTCCTAATTTCGCCTACGAACTTTGTGTCCTCAAGACCACACCCTCTGAACGCGCCACCCTCGATTTAAGTAGCTTAGTCATGACTTTAAACGGTGCCGAGCCAGTCAGAGCAGACACCATCCAACGCTTTACCGAAGCCTTCAGTTCCTGCGGTTTTAAGCTATCCACCTTTTGCCCTGGCTACGGTTTAGCAGAAGCAACCTTAGTAGTAGCTGGCACACAAAACCAAAAATTACCGAATTTCTACACAATTCAGGCAGAAGCACTGGCACAAAATCAGGTAATAGAAGCCAAAAGCGACGAGAAAGTACAGACTTTCGTAGGACATGGACAGCCTGGAATTGATAGCAAAGTAGTTATTGTTCATCCCGAATCATTAACCCAATGTGCAACCGCAGAAATTGGAGAAATTTGGGTTTCTGGCTCTAGCGTCGCCCAAGGATATTGGCAGCGCACAGAAGAAACAAAGCAAACTTTTGGGGCGCAACTGCAAGATACCAAAGAAGGGCCATTTCTGCGGACGGGAGATTTAGGATTCATCAAAGATGGCGAATTGTTCATCACAGGACGACTTAAAGACGTGATCATTATCCGTGGTCAAAACCATTATCCCCAAGACATTGAATGGGTAGTGGCACAGAGCCACCCAGCACTGCGACCTAGTTGTGGAGCAGCTTTTACAATTCAGGTCGAGGATGAAGAACGCTTAGTCATCGTTCAGGAAGTAGAACGTACTTGGCTGCGAAAGTTGGATGTAGATGTGGTGACGAGAGCTATCCGTAAGGCTGTGGTGCAAGAACACGAGTTGCACGTTTACAAAATAGCACTGATTAAGACAGGGAGTATTCCCAAAACTTCCAGTGGCAAGATTCAGCGTAGTGCTTGTCAGGCAAAGTTTTTAGAGGGGACTTTGGAGGTTGTAGTTTCAGATAATGCACATTTAGAATTAGTCAACTAG
- the nifE gene encoding nitrogenase iron-molybdenum cofactor biosynthesis protein NifE, translating to MKNTQVTINETPCKHNQKKLGGKKKLTCTKLPKPGATQGNCPFDGAMVSVGAITDAVHLVHGPVACTHNPWATHGSLSSGSELYQTAFTTDFGESNVVFGGEKKLYKAILDVAQRYNPAAVFVYATCVTALIGDDIDSVCKLAAQKIDIPVVYVNSPGFLGSKNLGNRIGNDTLLNYVIGTAEPEFTTPFDINLVGDYNVAGETWNVLPLFDKMGIRVLSKITGDARYQEVCYAHRAKLNVVLCSNVAIQMAQTMAELYGIPYIEESFYGVENLNRCLRNVAAKLSELIGDNFVAHELQERTEKLIAQENAAVDIALAPYRSQLKGKRIILATGGVKTWSLILAAKDLGMEVIATTDGKTTEEEKAKIKQYLGQDGMVLSEATPQVLLKVLQETKADVLIAGTGNQYTALKAQIPFLDINHERYHAYAGYAGLVELAKELSEALSSPVWAQVRKPAPWDDMGF from the coding sequence ATGAAAAATACTCAAGTAACAATCAACGAAACACCTTGTAAACATAATCAAAAAAAATTGGGTGGCAAGAAAAAACTAACTTGCACAAAACTACCAAAACCAGGTGCAACCCAAGGAAATTGTCCTTTTGATGGGGCAATGGTTTCTGTCGGAGCTATTACTGATGCTGTTCATTTAGTACATGGCCCTGTTGCTTGTACTCACAATCCTTGGGCAACTCATGGTAGCCTCTCATCAGGCTCTGAATTATACCAAACTGCTTTTACTACTGACTTTGGTGAGAGTAATGTAGTTTTTGGTGGTGAAAAGAAACTGTATAAAGCTATTCTCGATGTTGCTCAACGCTATAATCCTGCGGCTGTTTTTGTCTACGCTACTTGTGTTACTGCTTTAATTGGTGATGATATCGATAGTGTCTGTAAACTGGCTGCACAAAAAATTGATATTCCGGTTGTCTATGTAAATTCGCCTGGATTTCTTGGTAGTAAAAATTTAGGGAATCGCATCGGCAATGACACTTTATTGAATTATGTCATCGGTACGGCAGAACCAGAATTTACTACCCCATTCGATATTAATCTTGTTGGTGACTATAACGTTGCAGGTGAAACGTGGAATGTCTTACCACTATTTGATAAAATGGGGATTCGTGTTCTATCCAAAATTACGGGTGATGCTCGCTATCAAGAAGTCTGCTATGCTCATCGTGCTAAATTGAATGTAGTGCTTTGCTCAAATGTAGCTATACAAATGGCACAAACAATGGCAGAACTTTATGGAATTCCTTATATTGAAGAATCTTTCTACGGTGTGGAAAACTTAAACCGTTGCTTGCGGAATGTTGCTGCAAAATTAAGCGAATTAATTGGAGATAATTTTGTTGCACATGAGCTTCAAGAACGTACAGAAAAGTTAATCGCCCAAGAAAATGCTGCTGTAGATATTGCCTTAGCACCTTACCGTTCTCAGTTAAAAGGTAAGCGTATTATTCTTGCTACTGGTGGTGTCAAAACTTGGTCACTTATCTTAGCAGCTAAAGATTTGGGAATGGAAGTTATTGCTACTACTGATGGCAAGACGACAGAAGAGGAGAAAGCTAAAATTAAACAATATCTTGGCCAAGATGGGATGGTTTTGTCTGAGGCAACTCCCCAGGTATTATTAAAGGTATTACAGGAAACAAAAGCTGATGTGTTGATTGCTGGAACTGGCAATCAATACACAGCACTAAAAGCCCAAATTCCTTTTTTGGATATTAACCATGAACGTTATCATGCCTACGCTGGTTATGCGGGGCTGGTGGAATTGGCGAAGGAATTATCTGAAGCTTTGTCTAGTCCTGTGTGGGCGCAAGTTAGAAAACCTGCTCCTTGGGATGATATGGGCTTTTGA
- a CDS encoding NAD(P)-dependent oxidoreductase produces MERIAYLGLGIMGSGMATNLLKAGYPVTVWNRSPEACKPLVEQGATQAQTPAQAVQNADVIIYCLSNDNAVEDVVFGEDGILSNVQSGQIAINTSTVHPDTSHKEAAAYAQKNVEFLDAPVFGSKNEAISGGLWIVVGGKQNVFERVKPIFETFSATAHYMGDTGKGTSMKLIGNSIVATQIAALGEAMVLATKAGLNPKDVLDVLHVVDFRSPVFDGVGNTLINRDFTTSFALKHLLKDVNLIAQLAQDLNSPMPAAAMVRETIKTAVNQGWGEENATALIKALELEAGAIVKS; encoded by the coding sequence ATGGAACGCATTGCATATTTAGGACTCGGTATCATGGGTAGTGGTATGGCAACCAACTTGCTCAAAGCAGGGTATCCTGTTACAGTTTGGAATCGCAGCCCTGAAGCCTGTAAACCCCTAGTTGAACAAGGTGCGACACAAGCACAAACGCCAGCACAAGCTGTTCAAAATGCTGATGTGATTATTTATTGCCTGTCTAATGACAACGCGGTTGAAGATGTTGTCTTTGGGGAAGATGGCATTTTATCAAATGTGCAATCAGGACAAATTGCCATTAATACAAGTACAGTTCATCCTGACACATCCCACAAAGAAGCCGCAGCTTATGCCCAAAAGAATGTCGAATTTCTTGATGCTCCCGTTTTCGGTAGTAAAAATGAAGCTATATCTGGAGGATTGTGGATTGTTGTAGGTGGCAAGCAAAATGTATTTGAGCGAGTCAAACCGATTTTCGAGACATTTAGTGCTACAGCACATTACATGGGTGACACTGGAAAAGGAACTTCAATGAAACTCATTGGTAACTCCATAGTCGCAACCCAGATCGCAGCTTTAGGAGAAGCGATGGTGCTGGCAACTAAAGCCGGACTCAATCCGAAAGACGTTCTCGATGTACTACATGTGGTAGATTTTCGCTCTCCCGTTTTCGATGGGGTGGGCAATACATTGATCAATCGAGACTTTACAACAAGTTTCGCTTTAAAACATCTGCTCAAAGATGTAAATTTGATCGCTCAATTAGCCCAAGATTTGAATTCACCAATGCCTGCTGCCGCAATGGTACGAGAAACAATTAAGACGGCAGTGAATCAAGGATGGGGTGAAGAAAATGCCACTGCTTTGATCAAAGCTTTAGAGTTAGAAGCTGGAGCTATTGTTAAATCATAA
- a CDS encoding Dyp-type peroxidase, translating to MAPLTEEELQEIPEQGIDPTNPGKYATLLSDLQGNILKGHGRDHSVHLFLQFKPDQTDALKEWIKNFAHRVTSAQKQSDEAQRYRTSKLQGLSIKGDPFVNFLLTRKGYESLGFEPYQIPGNEPFRYGMRNDSVKNLLRDPAVEEWEPGFQQEIHALLLIADDNLVELLQTVNQITRELYLLAQVVHREDGFVLRNQYQQAIEHFGFVDGVSQPLFLKQDVITADLRDGFVNWDPRAPLSLILAQDPNGKLEDSYGSYLVYRKLEQDVPAFNSAQQFLAENLRIDQELAGALIMGRFRDGTPLTLSDIPATTTNDFNYDLDVAATKCPFHAHIRKANPRGDTGHVESSGVTSEQSLQTEKNHRIARRGVNFGACDHTQAGSTGSGLLFLCFQADIANQFNFIQASWSNIVNFVQVNVGPDPLIGQTVPGAERKQKWPLEWGQPETTDEFNFELWVHLKGGEYFFAPSISFLKELTPNQE from the coding sequence ATGGCACCACTCACAGAAGAAGAATTGCAAGAAATTCCAGAACAAGGAATTGACCCTACAAATCCTGGTAAATATGCGACTTTGCTGAGTGATTTACAGGGCAATATTCTTAAAGGACATGGACGTGACCATAGTGTGCATCTATTTTTGCAATTTAAGCCCGATCAAACTGATGCACTCAAGGAATGGATTAAAAATTTTGCTCATCGGGTGACATCTGCTCAAAAACAGTCAGACGAGGCTCAACGCTACAGAACAAGCAAACTACAAGGTCTTTCAATCAAAGGCGATCCATTTGTCAATTTCTTGTTAACGCGTAAGGGTTATGAGTCTTTGGGATTTGAACCATATCAAATACCTGGCAATGAACCTTTTCGCTATGGTATGAGAAATGATAGTGTAAAAAACCTGTTGCGCGATCCGGCTGTTGAAGAGTGGGAGCCAGGGTTCCAACAAGAAATTCATGCCTTATTGCTGATAGCAGATGATAATTTGGTGGAATTATTGCAGACAGTTAACCAAATTACGCGAGAACTGTATCTGTTAGCGCAAGTTGTTCACCGAGAAGATGGTTTTGTACTCAGAAATCAATACCAACAAGCTATTGAACATTTTGGCTTTGTCGATGGTGTCAGTCAACCATTGTTTTTGAAGCAAGATGTGATTACAGCCGACCTGCGTGATGGCTTTGTGAATTGGGATCCGAGAGCTCCTCTGAGTCTGATTTTGGCTCAAGATCCCAATGGGAAATTAGAGGATAGCTACGGTAGTTATTTAGTTTACCGCAAACTCGAACAAGATGTTCCAGCCTTTAATAGCGCTCAGCAATTCCTAGCAGAAAACCTACGTATAGATCAAGAATTAGCTGGTGCTTTGATTATGGGTCGTTTTCGGGATGGAACGCCCTTAACACTTTCGGATATACCTGCAACAACAACCAATGACTTCAATTATGACTTAGATGTGGCAGCAACCAAGTGTCCGTTCCACGCTCACATCCGTAAAGCTAACCCTAGAGGCGATACAGGACATGTGGAATCGTCTGGTGTGACTTCAGAACAGTCTTTACAGACAGAGAAAAATCATCGTATTGCTCGTCGTGGTGTCAATTTTGGGGCATGTGACCACACTCAAGCAGGAAGTACAGGTTCAGGTTTGTTGTTCTTGTGTTTTCAAGCTGATATTGCCAATCAGTTCAATTTTATACAAGCGTCCTGGTCAAATATCGTTAACTTTGTTCAGGTCAATGTCGGCCCCGATCCGCTGATTGGTCAAACTGTACCTGGTGCTGAGAGAAAGCAGAAATGGCCGCTCGAATGGGGACAACCAGAAACGACTGATGAATTTAACTTTGAACTTTGGGTACACCTCAAGGGTGGGGAATACTTCTTTGCTCCTAGCATTAGTTTTCTTAAGGAGTTGACTCCAAATCAAGAGTAA